A window of Dysgonomonadaceae bacterium PH5-43 contains these coding sequences:
- a CDS encoding fatty-acyl-CoA synthase (product_source=KO:K00666; cath_funfam=2.30.38.10,3.30.300.30,3.40.50.980; cog=COG0318; ko=KO:K00666; pfam=PF00501,PF13193; superfamily=56801), giving the protein MQLTERTMGQWLEYWAETTPDKEYVVYSDRDLRFTWKQLDERVNNMSKGLMSIGVTKGTHIGIWATNVPDWLTFLYAAAKIGAVAVTVNTNYKQHELEYLMEDSDIHTLCITEGVFDGSYIDMVYNMLPELKTTQRGYAKSDRFPFLKNVVFIGQEKYRGMYNTAELLLLGDNISNEKLNEAKAKVSCYDVVNMQYTSGTTGFPKGVMLTHHNIVNNGYLTGEHMNFTQEDSLCVCTPLFHCFGVVLASMNVLTHGCTQVMVERFDPLVVLASIHKERCTALYGVPTMFIAELNHPMFDMFDLTCLRTGIMAGSLCPIELMRQVNEKMYIQITSVYGLTETAPGMTQTRIDDSFEVRCNTVGRPYEFTEVAIIDPETGEHLPDNVQGEVCCRGYNVMKGYYKNPEATAEVIDKDGFLHSGDLGVRDSNGNYTITGRIKDMIIRGGENIYPREVEEYLYQLKGVKDIQVAGIPSNKYGEEVGAFIILQEGATLTAEEVKDFCRGQIARHKIPKYVFFVEEYPLTGSGKIQKYKLKDIALDLLKAQGIEVV; this is encoded by the coding sequence ATGCAATTAACAGAAAGAACAATGGGGCAGTGGCTCGAATACTGGGCTGAAACTACTCCTGATAAAGAATATGTAGTTTATTCCGATCGTGATTTACGCTTTACATGGAAACAATTAGATGAAAGAGTAAATAATATGTCTAAAGGTCTTATGTCGATAGGTGTAACTAAAGGAACGCATATCGGCATTTGGGCAACAAATGTACCAGACTGGCTAACCTTTTTATATGCTGCAGCAAAGATAGGAGCTGTTGCTGTAACGGTAAATACTAACTACAAACAACACGAACTCGAATATCTAATGGAAGACTCTGATATTCATACTCTTTGTATTACCGAAGGTGTGTTTGATGGTAGCTATATAGATATGGTGTATAATATGCTTCCTGAATTAAAAACTACACAAAGAGGGTACGCTAAGAGTGACAGATTCCCATTTCTTAAAAATGTTGTTTTTATTGGTCAAGAGAAATATAGAGGTATGTACAATACCGCTGAGCTTCTTTTGCTTGGAGATAATATTAGTAATGAAAAACTTAATGAAGCTAAAGCAAAGGTTTCTTGTTATGATGTTGTGAATATGCAATATACGTCAGGAACAACAGGTTTTCCTAAAGGAGTAATGCTTACACATCACAATATTGTTAATAATGGATATTTAACAGGCGAACATATGAACTTTACACAAGAAGATAGCTTGTGTGTTTGTACTCCGCTTTTTCACTGTTTTGGTGTAGTTTTGGCTTCAATGAATGTGCTTACTCACGGGTGTACGCAAGTAATGGTAGAAAGATTTGATCCGTTGGTAGTTTTAGCTTCGATACATAAAGAACGATGCACAGCACTTTATGGAGTGCCAACTATGTTTATAGCCGAACTAAATCACCCTATGTTTGATATGTTCGACCTTACTTGTTTGCGAACTGGAATTATGGCAGGTTCTCTTTGTCCGATAGAGCTAATGCGTCAGGTTAATGAAAAAATGTATATTCAGATTACAAGTGTATATGGATTAACAGAAACTGCGCCTGGTATGACACAAACTCGTATTGATGATTCTTTTGAGGTTCGATGTAACACTGTTGGTCGTCCTTATGAGTTTACAGAAGTAGCAATCATCGACCCTGAAACAGGAGAGCATTTGCCAGATAATGTACAAGGTGAAGTTTGTTGTCGTGGATATAATGTGATGAAAGGATATTATAAAAATCCAGAAGCTACGGCTGAAGTTATAGATAAAGATGGTTTCCTTCACTCTGGCGATTTAGGAGTGCGCGATTCTAATGGTAACTACACGATTACAGGTCGTATAAAAGATATGATTATTAGAGGTGGAGAAAATATTTATCCTCGCGAGGTAGAAGAGTATCTTTATCAACTTAAAGGCGTAAAAGATATTCAGGTGGCAGGTATTCCATCGAATAAATATGGAGAAGAAGTTGGAGCCTTTATAATATTGCAAGAAGGAGCAACGTTAACAGCAGAAGAAGTTAAAGATTTTTGTAGAGGACAAATAGCGCGTCATAAAATACCTAAATACGTATTTTTTGTAGAAGAATATCCACTTACGGGTAGCGGTAAGATACAAAAATATAAACTGAAAGATATTGCTTTAGATTTGTTGAAAGCACAAGGTATAGAAGTAGTGTAA
- a CDS encoding putative cupin superfamily protein (product_source=COG3837; cath_funfam=1.10.260.40,2.60.120.10; cog=COG3837; pfam=PF01381,PF07883; smart=SM00530; superfamily=51182) — MGSEILVGSRIKNLRETKSISIEDVSERSGLSIDQIKRIEENKDFPSLAPLIKIARVLGVRLGTFLDDQSSLGPVVSRKEKYKETVSFSTNQKSSRTHMDYYSLSSAKSGRHMEPFIIGIEPKEEGVDFILSSHEGEEFIFCMEGVIEISYGKDVYILEEGDSIYYDSIVAHHVHAADEQGAKILAVVYTPI, encoded by the coding sequence ATGGGTTCGGAAATATTAGTAGGTAGTAGAATAAAGAATTTAAGAGAAACTAAATCAATTTCGATAGAAGACGTATCAGAAAGATCTGGATTAAGTATTGATCAAATAAAGAGAATAGAAGAAAATAAAGATTTCCCTTCTTTAGCTCCTCTTATCAAAATAGCTCGAGTGTTGGGTGTAAGATTAGGAACATTCCTTGATGACCAATCTTCATTAGGACCAGTTGTTTCAAGAAAAGAAAAATATAAAGAAACAGTAAGCTTTTCTACCAATCAAAAATCATCGAGAACTCATATGGATTATTATTCTTTGTCGTCGGCTAAGTCGGGTCGTCACATGGAGCCTTTTATTATCGGTATAGAGCCAAAAGAAGAAGGTGTAGACTTTATTCTATCTTCTCACGAAGGCGAAGAGTTTATATTCTGTATGGAAGGAGTTATTGAGATTTCGTATGGTAAAGATGTGTATATTTTAGAGGAAGGCGATAGCATTTATTACGATTCTATTGTGGCTCACCACGTTCATGCTGCAGACGAACAAGGTGCTAAAATATTAGCCGTAGTATATACTCCAATATAA